AGCACCGGCTTTGACCATCAACATCACGCGCCGGGGTTTCTTCAGCACACCAACCAGTTCTTCGATGGAATGGGTCCCGATCACGTTGGTGCCCTTCGCGCCAGCCTGGAGGAACTCATCCACCTTCGAAATCGTACGGTTGAAAACAGCCACGGTGAAACCGTGATCGTCCATATTCAGGACTAGATTCTGGCCCATCACCGCCAGTCCGATCAAACCGATGTCAGCTTCTTTCATTGAACAGCACTCCTTTGGTTCGTGAATTGAAGATTTTTTAATCTCAACCAGGACGGCCACGAGATGAGACATGGCGCCTTGGGGTCCGTCCGGTCATTCACTGCAGAAAAATAGAATGCGGATCGCCTTTCGACGACATGCTTGTGTGATGTCCGCTTCACTCATCTCACACGGCTTTATTCTACGTTTTTCAACCGCCGCTACGGCACCGAATCTCGCACGATGAGGCGCGGCGGCATGACGACGGCATTGTCTCAAATCCCATCGCCTTCTTCGATATTCTGGTTCAACAATCTCGTGGCAGCAGCGTAGCATTCCGATGGCTTCCGTCTACCGGGTCGCCAGACTGCGAGCGATACCACTGGGCGATGACCGAGCGGTTGGATGACGGCCCCTGACCCGCTGCCGCGTTTGCGGGCTGGGTACAGATGCTGACCTTGCGCGAAGCCTTCATCAATGAGACCCCAGCCTCACGTGCCGAGTCAGACACGCCGTTTCTGCGCGTCATGATTCTCCTGTTTGCCTTACGTTAGCGCTAACGGGACTATAAACGGTGATATGCAGCTTGTCAATCTCTGCTGCAAGTTCCTCGTTCGAGATGTCGACTGGGTTGAGAGACAGCATAACGCAGCACATCAACCGTCTTACATGAGGCCAAAGATTAGCAATATACTTCTTCGAAGGAGCCGGTCCCGCAAGGCTGGTGTGGCGTTCGAGAAGAACATGAGGTCGAGAGTGAACGTGTAGGGAATCGTCCCTTCACCCAGCCTACGTACTCACGGCCTGGGATTGATGCACCAGATTCCGAATGATACGCAGCACCTCATCCTCCTGATAGGGTTTGACGAGGTATTCCGCTGCACCGATCTCCAGCGCTTTGCTCCGATGCTTACCCCCTGCGCGTGAAGTCAAAACGACGAGCGGTATGTTTTTGTAATTCTCGTGCGCTTTCAAAGTGGACATCAGTTCAAAGCCGTCCATGCGCGGCATTTCGATATCCACAAGGATCAAGTCCGGGAGTTGGGAGGCTTGCTGCAGAATCTCCAGCGCTTCGATGCCGTCTTTCGCAGCAAGCGGCTGCCAACCGGCATGCGTTACAAGTTTGGAGACGACGCGGCGAACGCTCAACGAATCGTCGACGATCATGACGATCAATGACCCTTCATCCTCCACGGCGGTCGCCCGGTCTCTTGCCCGGCCCTGAACTTCCGCTTGCGGGGTTCCTGTGATCAGATCGGCCGGATTCAGAATGAGAACCACGCTTCCATCCCCCATCAGCGTAGCCCCGGTGACGCCGTGGACCCTGCGCAGATGAGTGCCGAGAGTCTTGATCACGATCTCGCGTCCCGTCAGGAGCTGATCTACTACCAATCCGATTTCTTGATCTCCAACTTTGAGGATCAAGAGCGGCATGTGCTCAATGATATCGCTGGCGGATTGACCAAGCCCGAGCGCCTCGCCCAGATGGCGCAGCGGAACGACACGATCTCCCAATCGGATCCCGGGCTTTTTACCTGCGGTTTCGATCCGCTCCTCTTCCAGTCGCAGGATTTGCGATACCGCACTCAGGGGGATGGCAAAGGTCTCCTCATTCACCTTAACGAGGATGGCCCGCGTGACCGCCAACGTCATCGGCAGGCGAATGGTATAGAGCGTATATTCGCCGGGCGCCGAATCGATCGCCAGCGTACCTTTCAGGTTCTCGACGTTGGTACACACGACATCCAGCCCGACCCCGCGGCCAGACACCTCACTGACTTCATCGGCAGTGCTGAATCCCGGCATGAAAACAAA
The nucleotide sequence above comes from Anaerolineales bacterium. Encoded proteins:
- a CDS encoding NAD(P)-binding domain-containing protein; the protein is MKEADIGLIGLAVMGQNLVLNMDDHGFTVAVFNRTISKVDEFLQAGAKGTNVIGTHSIEELVGVLKKPRRVMLMVKAGA